A region of Lycium barbarum isolate Lr01 chromosome 3, ASM1917538v2, whole genome shotgun sequence DNA encodes the following proteins:
- the LOC132630860 gene encoding uncharacterized protein LOC132630860 produces MKLNSDGSCIEGQCGGEGLVRDHNGKFIFAYTVNMGTGTSNNAEAAALLYGLEWCANKGFGIVLGETGSLLLAKCIKREQKPPWKISTEVEDIQRVVEVHGFNISHCFREANKPADKLADLSHSTVGIQTFNSFSELPRHVSGLINLDTWNMPSFKVKPVKPALFVFNPP; encoded by the coding sequence ATGAAACTCAATAGTGATGGAAGCTGTATAGAGGGGCAATGTGGAGGGGAAGGACTGGTCAGAGATCACAATGGGAAATTCATTTTTGCCTACACTGTAAACATGGGAACTGGCACAAGTAACAATGCTGAAGCTGCTGCACTGCTATATGGTTTGGAGTGGTGTGCCAACAAAGGATTTGGAATAGTTTTGGGGGAGACTGGCTCTCTACTGCTTGCAAAGTGCATTAAAAGGGAACAGAAACCACCCTGGAAGATTTCCACAGAAGTAGAAGACATTCAGAGGGTAGTTGAAGTTCATGGATTCAACATCAGTCATTGTTTTAGAGAAGCCAACAAACCTGCTGATAAACTGGCTGACTTGAGTCACAGCACTGTTGGAATCCAAACTTTCAACTCTTTTTCTGAGTTGCCTAGACATGTTAGTGGCTTAATAAACTTAGATACTTGGAACATGCCAAGCTTTAAGGTAAAACCTGTCAAGCCTGCTCTTTTTGTTTTTAATCCACCTTAG